AAGATGGTGCTcgtaattaatattgtaaatttatgAACGATACGTTTGTAAAAAATCAATATAGTGGACATTATGAATGGTGTATACTAGTTGATATTCTCTAGTAATTGAACGATTGGTAATATATAGAATATATGAATTGGTGTATTGAATGGTGCGTGCTATTTATAATGCTGGGATAAGTGTCACTATTCAAAATCCGTTAGGACTCAACGAAGGGGCTCTGTTATTCAGAATTTTAAAAAGACTCAACAGAAGAAAACTAGTGAGGTTTATTATCCAAATATAACATGAGAAATATTATACAACTAAGGTCTTTTTATATAGAGGAGCTTCGACACTATTGGACACTATACATAGATGCCCTGAGACCCGCGCACTACTTATACATTATTGCGCACTGAGACTTATTTAAATACATATCACACACGTATCTTACATTATTGGATCTACGGCCTACATGACCCACACCTTTAAACTATCGTTACCGACTATAATAATTACAATGACACGATACCTAACATTACATTATTACAATGGTTCACATGGATCCCACTTATTTATTCGTTGATATCTTTAGTCTTTTGTCTGCATCCGGAAAAAAAAGGACATATAGAAACACCACTTAATAAGAAACAAGTAATCTATTGCAATGGTGTGCGCCACAAACCTATACGCTATCATAAGTTCACAACTCATCCCCATCACCTGCATAACATTCACCATCATTTCCACCAGATTTTATGTTCGGTATAGTTAAGAGTGTGTCTTCTAATCTATTTTCTATTTGAACATACAAATAAGCAATACCACATACCTAGGTAGCTATTTTCAACAGAAAATAAACAGTGTCAAAAATTACTTGAAAACCACtttatatatgcttatttaaaagaaAATTAAGTTCTTAATAATTTACAGAAGATAACAAATACAAACCACCCCAAATTTGATACTGTTTGGTAGATCCGCCACTATATTATAATTTGTACAATCAAAAAAGAGTAGGTTGATGGTATATGGAAGAGGATGATACATTTACAATGTTACTCTCCTAGTGATATGCtaaagttaactaaattttttaaCGATGTTAGTAGAGGGACTACTATCGTGCATTATGAAGTATAGTTGTGATGTGACAAATGTTATGGAAGAAAGATAAATAATAGGGATGGGTGATGGTATGCGATGAGGAGTACATCTAACCTTTTTCtgcttattttatttttttatttaattagttatattgttatttttcatcttttttttaacggcgaatttgcatcagcggatcatttatttcaacgactctCATCATTTGCACCCACAGACGCTAGAAGAAAACtcctacccgggttgcttggcaactaatcgagcgacctgggttgcttggcaactaatcgcaggaaattggagagaaaaccttccgcccccaggaattgaacccggactGCTTGACAACTAATCGCGGGCCCTTCCACACTGAGGCTTGATACCGTTGACGCAAACGTTCGTTGGTATTTTTCATCTTTTTTATTGGCGGGATATTTTGATACACTCAAATTTCTTCTTGTGATAGGTTCAATCACGCTAGCAAATTTCATCTCCATCACGCAGCATGATGGAGGCGCTATAGTGGTAATAAGATTCATGGCATTGCGTTAAAGATGGTTTAAAGATTACATTTAATCCTTTTTTATTTATTATGTAGACAAAATTACCCAAATCGTCCCTGTATTTTGATCATTTTTTTCGTTTCATCCCTATATTAAAATAGTTGCATTTTCCATCCTTAAATTTATAATATGGTATCAATTTTGTCCCTAGCTTAACATTCTGTTAAGTAGTACTTTAAGTGGATGCATGTGTCAGGCACGTGACTTACTAACTACTTCATCTTCATCATGTTAAAGATCATAAGCCCTAAATTAGTCAACCATTTAAATAATTTCAACATATTTCACTTTGATTCGTTCATCAAATCTCCAAACTAAAACTCTAGCAAAACCCTTAAAATCAAATCACAAACACCATCTTCTCCTTCCCAAACACAATTCAAAACTctatcttcatcttccccacatcaAATAACATTCAAAACCCTAAAATCAAATTAAAATCtacacaaattaatattaatactttaatgaaaatcaaaatcaatttcaatTTCACTTAAAATCTTCAATCTTCTATGTCACCAGAACCATAGGCAAATATCTTACTTCAACTTTCGACGACAATGATTCTGGAAGCATGTATACAGATTGGGATATCCTTCCGCCTCGTAAAAATAAAAAATGTTCATGCCAAAAAGGTGACTCTAAAACTGATTTCATGTACACTAGAGCCTGCTAAATGGATGATTCGGGCGGGTTTGGTAATGGGTTAAAAGTGTGTGTATTTTTTAGGAATGGGACAAAGCATAATTAGCAGTGTTCGAATACCTTGTAACACTTTTTGTCCGTAGCGTGAAAAATAAGATTACAATTACAAGAATTGTATTTGTAATATTAAAGTAGTATTCAATTTTCCTGAGTACAATCATTTTGGTATGCAAGTCATTGCCATTCAAAACATGTAAATGGACAAATCAAAGTGTAACTTTGGTGATGACTTTGTATTATTTACAAAAACTACTTTAAACTCTCAATATAATCATATTTTACCCTATTTAACAGACAGTTAACTTTCGTTAAGGGGAGAGATGAAATTGAGACCTGAAAATGTATTTAAGGATGAAAATTGCACAAAATAAAACACAAGGATGAAAATGGATAAAATGAGAAAATACAGGGACGAAATGAGCAATTTATTCTATTatgtattttgaaaaatgtttttcaTCCTATTAAATGTAAAAGATACGACCTCGGTCTGGCGTGATGAAACGACGACATGAAGTAGCGATCGACGATCTTCATTACGAAGAGTGAGAGAATGTTGGAACTGTGACGGAGTTAGGGCGCCTTTTTGAACATTATTACCTATCAATTCCCGTCTCGCAGTGGCAAAGACGTCCATATTGATAAGCTCGAGGGGATGACATCACGTCCGGATAAACGGTATGGTAAGGGCGCCTCCTAATTACCTGTTTTTAGTTGTATGCGTTATAGGTTTATTTCGATTAATTTTTGTCTTGTGTTGTTGTATCGGTTTGTATTACCGTGTTGGTTTGTTTGGCATGGTTGATGTTATGTCCGTTAGAGTTTTGGGCTCGAATAGAGTTAGCTATTTTTAGACTTGTTCTTGATTGTTTACTCTTTTCGAGCCTTAATGGTCGTCGAGTTTGTTGTATCAGTTTTTTGGATCCTTCGTTTATTGATGTAGGCATCTCAATTTTAATAGTAATCGTTATCGTtgttttagcaaaaaaaaaaaaaaaaaaaaaaaaaaaaaaaaaaaaaaattggatttGTTTTGAAAACTCAATAAAATAATTTGAcccctttctttctttctttctgttcAAGTTACCCCACGTCCACATTCTAACATAAAACATTCAGCTACAAACCTCGAATTCTAACACAGATTTTAAAATTGCTGACTAATATGGAGATTGATCCATCAAATTCAGAAGCTGTAATCATTAAGGACGACGACCTGTTCAAAGCCGCCGAGAATGGCGACCTTTCATTCTTCAAAACCCTAACTCCGTCGCAGTTCCAACATTCTCTCACTCTTCGTAATGAAGATCGTCGATCGCTACTTCATGTCGCCGTTTCATCACGCCAGACCGAGGTCGTATCTTTTTTTGAAGAAAATAAACTTAATTTGTAGTCTATTAATGCTGctttattgtaattgtaattgtaattgtaattgtaattgtaattgtaattgtattgTTTGAATTTGAACGAACTAGTTatgtttttatgtttttttttttttagtttagtaGTTGCGTTCTAGTTCTACTTTGTTTATCAACTGCTTGTATTGATTACATGTGTTATTTTTAGGGTTTCGGTTTTGTTAGGCCTTATAACTAGATGTAAATAGATGCTATTTGTAATGGTGATGATGCAGACACCGATTTGAATTATTTTTTATTTCTAATTTCTAACATAGTTAGTTATAAAACGTTGATTTTGATAAATCAGGTGGTTAAGATACTTTCAGCTTTTGGTGAATCAGCTAGTGGTATTAACAGTACTGATGAAGAAGGTTGGGCGCCACTGCATTCTGCAGCAAGTAGTGGAGATGTTGAGATCGTCAAGATTTTACTAGACAAAGGTTCGATAATTGTTTTCCTGATGGATCCTTTGATAAAAAATCTGCTCTTTTTGTATCTCGATGATAGATGATTTTTagtttattacggagtatataatatGATATTGTAGTAATAGGAATGATAAATGTTGGCATGTAGGTTATTGGTTATATAAATAGGTCAATTTGTTTGCTTAATTGGTGAAAATATTGCGTGATTATGCTAGATGCTTTATTTCAGTTATACTATGTGTTATCTGATACGTTaactgtaaaaaaataaaaaaaaacttgcCTCCTTAACATTGATTGTGTGTTTATAGTATATGGAGGTAAACTATTTCTAAGTGAAACATTCTTTTGACTTAGTTTATTTCGTTTAGACTGTTATTAGATTTTTGAAACATTCTTTCTGACTAATCTTATCTTTGAGTAATAATTTTCAAATTTTTTTCTTGTATATTAGTTAGATATTTTTTCCATCTAACTATCTGCCATAAATAACCATATGATGTTTAGGTGCTGATGTAAATTTGAAAAATGATGGTGGCCGCACTGCTCTTCACTATGCAGCCAGCAAGGGATGGGTGAAAGTAGCTGAAATTCTACTTTCTAATGGTGCCAATATCAATTCAAAAGACAAGGTTTTCaattaaacttatatatgtaattTAATTTCCTAAAAGTTTCCATCTTTTTTGAATTCATCTTCATTTTGGTTGCTAGTTATTAATGTTCACCCAATGCAGGTTGGGTGCACCCCATTGCACCGGGCAGCAAGTACAGGGAAGTCAGAATTGTGTGAACTTCTAATTGAGGAAGGTGCTGACATTGATGCTGAAGATAGAGCAGGACAAACTCCTATTATGACTGCAGTAATATGCTATAACAAAGAGGTAGATACACGATTTTTAAGTGGATTTGTAGGCGTTTATACTTTAAACATATAACCAAATTTGTTTAACAAAACCAATAATTTATTCTTTGTGactgtttgataatttttaattttttttttttgggtggaAAAGGTGGCTCTTTTACTCATCAGGCATGGTGCAGATGTTGATGTGGAAGACAAGGAAGGGTATACTGTACTTGGTAGAGCATCAGACGAATTTAGACCAATACTAATAGACGCTGCCAAGGCTATGCTTGAAGGATGAGTGCTGCTACAACGGAAGCTTTACGAGGAAAGCGTTGCACTTTTGTTTAGTATTTTTACAAGTGTA
This genomic window from Rutidosis leptorrhynchoides isolate AG116_Rl617_1_P2 chromosome 2, CSIRO_AGI_Rlap_v1, whole genome shotgun sequence contains:
- the LOC139892798 gene encoding uncharacterized protein; the encoded protein is MEIDPSNSEAVIIKDDDLFKAAENGDLSFFKTLTPSQFQHSLTLRNEDRRSLLHVAVSSRQTEVVKILSAFGESASGINSTDEEGWAPLHSAASSGDVEIVKILLDKGADVNLKNDGGRTALHYAASKGWVKVAEILLSNGANINSKDKVGCTPLHRAASTGKSELCELLIEEGADIDAEDRAGQTPIMTAVICYNKEVALLLIRHGADVDVEDKEGYTVLGRASDEFRPILIDAAKAMLEG